Proteins co-encoded in one Christiangramia fulva genomic window:
- a CDS encoding PepSY domain-containing protein, with translation MNKRKTRNNFRTYHRYLGFFLAGIMAMYAISGIVMIFRTTETFLVEKTVQKKVPEGLNEQQLGQTLRIKNFKIDRTEGTKSFFKEGVLDRSTGIATYQVKQLPAVLSSFTKLHKANTRQPLFYFNIFFGLSLLFFVVSAFWMFVPSTKVFKKGLWFSVGGIVLLLILLFV, from the coding sequence ATGAATAAACGTAAAACCCGCAATAATTTTAGGACCTATCACCGCTACCTCGGATTTTTCCTCGCCGGAATCATGGCCATGTACGCGATTAGCGGAATTGTCATGATCTTTCGCACCACCGAAACTTTTTTAGTGGAGAAAACCGTTCAGAAAAAGGTCCCGGAAGGATTAAATGAACAGCAGCTCGGTCAAACACTGCGGATCAAAAATTTTAAAATCGATAGAACCGAAGGAACAAAATCTTTTTTTAAAGAGGGAGTGCTCGACCGCTCAACCGGAATTGCAACCTACCAGGTGAAACAACTGCCGGCGGTTCTTTCCAGTTTTACAAAATTACATAAGGCAAATACGCGACAGCCATTGTTCTATTTCAATATATTCTTCGGACTCTCCCTCTTGTTTTTCGTGGTTTCGGCTTTCTGGATGTTTGTGCCTTCAACCAAAGTGTTTAAAAAAGGGCTCTGGTTTTCGGTAGGCGGAATTGTTTTGTTACTTATCCTTTTATTTGTGTAG
- a CDS encoding single-stranded DNA-binding protein — protein MSTLRNTVQLIGHVGNDPEIVNLESGKKLAKFSVATNENYRNAKGEKITDTQWHNIVAWGKTAELVENYVPKGKEVGIEGKLTTRSYEDKDGNKRYITEVVCNELLLLGSK, from the coding sequence ATGAGCACTTTAAGAAACACAGTACAGTTAATTGGTCACGTAGGTAATGATCCAGAAATCGTAAATCTTGAATCGGGTAAAAAGCTTGCCAAATTTTCGGTGGCCACCAATGAAAATTATCGCAATGCCAAAGGAGAAAAGATCACCGATACGCAGTGGCATAATATCGTGGCCTGGGGTAAGACCGCCGAGCTGGTTGAGAATTATGTTCCCAAGGGAAAAGAAGTAGGGATCGAGGGCAAGCTTACCACCCGAAGCTACGAAGATAAAGATGGGAATAAACGCTATATAACCGAAGTGGTTTGCAATGAGCTGCTGCTTTTGGGAAGTAAGTAA
- a CDS encoding histone deacetylase family protein: protein MLKIAYHPIYKHPLPEGHRFPMEKYELLPQQLLHEGTCTQENFFQPDFPEEKYILAVHDPEYVRRLKDLKLDKKEIRKSGFPLSQGLVERELIIADGTIKASEFALKNGIAMNIAGGTHHAYTNRAEAFCLLNDQAIGSRYLQNTGLAKKILIVDLDVHQGNGTAEIFQNDPSVFTFSMHGKGNYPFKKERSDLDIELEDGTGDENYLSKLKEILPQLIEETKPDFIFYLSGVDILETDKLGRLACSISGCKERDRFVLQTCRDLNIPVECSMGGGYSKDIKLIIEAHANTYRLAQEIYF from the coding sequence ATGCTGAAGATTGCCTATCATCCCATTTACAAGCATCCGCTTCCTGAAGGTCATCGTTTCCCGATGGAAAAATATGAACTTCTCCCCCAACAGTTGCTACATGAAGGCACCTGTACCCAAGAGAATTTTTTTCAACCAGATTTTCCTGAAGAGAAATATATACTTGCCGTTCACGATCCTGAATATGTAAGAAGGCTAAAAGATCTCAAACTTGATAAAAAGGAGATCAGAAAATCTGGTTTTCCCTTATCGCAGGGACTGGTTGAGCGGGAGCTTATCATTGCCGATGGCACCATTAAAGCCAGTGAATTTGCTCTGAAAAACGGAATTGCCATGAACATCGCCGGCGGCACTCATCACGCTTATACCAATCGAGCCGAGGCTTTTTGTCTTTTAAACGATCAGGCGATCGGGTCGAGATATCTTCAGAATACAGGACTGGCAAAAAAGATCCTGATCGTCGACCTGGATGTGCACCAGGGAAACGGGACGGCCGAGATCTTTCAGAATGATCCTTCGGTCTTCACTTTTTCCATGCATGGGAAAGGAAACTATCCCTTTAAAAAGGAAAGGTCTGATCTTGATATCGAGCTCGAAGACGGTACTGGTGATGAAAACTATCTTTCAAAGTTAAAGGAAATACTTCCGCAGCTTATCGAAGAAACTAAACCCGATTTTATCTTTTACCTCAGCGGTGTTGACATTCTTGAAACCGATAAACTCGGTCGCCTTGCCTGTAGTATTTCCGGATGTAAAGAACGCGACAGGTTCGTTCTCCAAACCTGTCGCGACCTTAATATCCCGGTGGAATGCAGTATGGGAGGCGGCTATTCAAAAGATATCAAACTTATCATAGAAGCACACGCCAATACTTACCGACTGGCCCAGGAAATTTATTTTTAG
- the metG gene encoding methionine--tRNA ligase: MDKNPQRYTITAALPYTNGPIHIGHLAGVYVPADIYSRFLRMQGHDVAFVCGSDEHGVPITIKAKKEGVTPQDVVDKYHAIIKKSFAEFGIQFDNYSRTSGKTHHDTASAFFKKMYDDGKFIEETTKQLYDEEAGQFLADRFVIGTCPKCGNEEAYGDQCEKCGSSLNATDLINPKSAITGATPTLKETRHWFLPLDQYENWLKEWILEGHKNDWKSNVYGQVKSWIDDGLRARAVTRDLDWGIPVPVEGAEGKVLYVWFDAPIGYISSTKEWAERENKDWEPYWKDKDTRLIHFIGKDNIVFHCIIFPVMLKAHGDFILPENVPANEFLNLEGKKLSTSKNWAVWLHEYLEDFPGQQDVLRYVLTANAPETKDNDFTWKDFQARNNNELVAIFGNFINRVVVLTNKYYNGLVPEPGAFSEVDEKTITELKAYPAVIASSIEKYRFREAQGELMNLARLGNKYLADEEPWKLIKTDEERVKTIMYVALQIASALGTLSEPFLPFTSDKLKQMLNQAEIEVSDIPAWDLIESKEALIPAGHQIGKGELLFSKIDEDQIQKQLDKLQATKTANEMENAQAEPQKDTATFDDFTKMDLRVGTIIEATKMPKTKKLMVLTVDTGLDKRTVVSGIAEHFKPEDIVGKKVTVLVNLAPRKLRGVESEGMILMTENAEGKLVFVNPDEDGVKNGTTIN; the protein is encoded by the coding sequence ATGGATAAAAATCCTCAGAGATATACGATAACAGCTGCTTTGCCCTACACCAACGGGCCTATTCATATTGGTCATTTAGCCGGTGTTTATGTACCTGCCGATATTTACTCGCGTTTTTTAAGAATGCAGGGCCATGATGTTGCTTTTGTTTGCGGAAGTGACGAGCACGGAGTGCCTATTACCATCAAAGCAAAAAAGGAAGGTGTTACCCCGCAGGATGTGGTGGATAAATACCATGCGATCATAAAAAAATCTTTTGCCGAATTCGGGATACAATTTGATAATTATTCACGTACCTCGGGAAAAACACACCACGATACCGCTTCTGCATTTTTTAAAAAAATGTATGATGACGGAAAATTCATCGAAGAAACTACCAAGCAATTATACGATGAGGAAGCAGGACAGTTTCTTGCAGACCGTTTTGTAATAGGAACCTGCCCTAAATGCGGAAATGAAGAGGCCTATGGCGACCAGTGTGAAAAATGTGGATCTTCATTGAACGCAACCGATCTTATCAATCCGAAATCGGCAATTACCGGCGCTACTCCTACTCTTAAAGAAACCCGCCACTGGTTTTTACCTTTAGATCAATATGAAAACTGGCTGAAAGAATGGATCCTGGAAGGCCATAAAAACGACTGGAAAAGTAATGTTTACGGACAGGTAAAAAGCTGGATAGACGACGGTCTTCGCGCACGTGCAGTGACCCGCGATCTGGACTGGGGAATACCCGTTCCTGTTGAAGGCGCGGAAGGGAAGGTACTCTACGTCTGGTTTGATGCGCCCATAGGCTATATTTCATCTACCAAAGAATGGGCTGAAAGGGAAAATAAAGATTGGGAACCCTACTGGAAAGATAAAGACACGCGGTTGATCCATTTTATAGGAAAAGACAATATCGTCTTTCACTGCATTATTTTCCCAGTGATGCTGAAGGCGCATGGCGATTTTATTCTTCCCGAAAATGTCCCTGCGAATGAATTTTTAAATCTGGAAGGCAAAAAACTTTCCACCTCTAAAAACTGGGCGGTATGGCTGCATGAATACCTGGAAGATTTTCCCGGACAACAGGATGTATTAAGATATGTGCTTACGGCAAATGCTCCTGAGACCAAAGACAACGATTTTACCTGGAAAGATTTCCAGGCCAGAAATAATAATGAGCTGGTAGCGATCTTCGGAAATTTTATCAATCGCGTCGTGGTGCTAACCAACAAATATTACAACGGATTGGTTCCGGAACCCGGAGCCTTTTCTGAAGTTGATGAAAAAACCATTACCGAGCTGAAAGCCTATCCCGCAGTGATCGCCAGTTCCATAGAAAAATACCGATTTCGGGAGGCACAGGGAGAGTTAATGAACCTTGCACGCCTTGGAAATAAATACCTCGCCGACGAAGAACCCTGGAAGCTGATTAAAACAGATGAAGAGCGGGTGAAAACGATTATGTATGTGGCCCTGCAGATCGCTTCAGCTCTGGGAACTTTGAGTGAACCTTTTTTACCTTTCACTTCAGATAAACTTAAACAGATGCTGAACCAGGCCGAAATTGAAGTTTCTGATATTCCCGCATGGGATCTCATCGAGAGTAAAGAAGCATTGATTCCTGCCGGTCATCAGATAGGAAAAGGCGAATTGCTGTTCAGCAAAATCGATGAAGACCAGATTCAGAAACAACTTGATAAATTACAAGCTACCAAAACCGCGAACGAAATGGAAAACGCGCAGGCAGAACCTCAAAAAGATACGGCAACTTTTGATGATTTCACCAAAATGGATCTTAGAGTAGGAACTATTATAGAGGCCACGAAAATGCCAAAAACAAAAAAACTAATGGTACTCACAGTGGACACGGGATTAGATAAAAGAACAGTGGTTTCTGGTATCGCCGAACATTTTAAACCAGAAGATATAGTAGGAAAAAAGGTAACCGTTCTGGTCAATCTCGCTCCAAGAAAACTTCGCGGAGTGGAAAGTGAAGGTATGATCCTGATGACCGAAAACGCCGAAGGTAAACTGGTTTTTGTGAATCCCGATGAGGATGGTGTCAAAAACGGAACAACCATAAATTAA
- a CDS encoding YraN family protein encodes MAEHNKLGKKGEDLAVEYLRLKEYEILERNYRYQRAEVDIIAKRDHTLIAAEVKTRSTPEFGDPQEFVKPKQIQQLVKAVNHYVEENELDVDVRFDILAIVKNKAGTRIEHIQDAFLYF; translated from the coding sequence ATGGCTGAACACAACAAACTTGGTAAGAAAGGAGAAGATCTGGCAGTTGAATATCTGCGGCTGAAAGAATATGAAATACTCGAACGAAATTATCGCTATCAAAGGGCAGAGGTAGATATCATCGCCAAAAGGGATCATACTTTAATAGCGGCTGAAGTAAAAACCAGGAGTACTCCCGAATTTGGAGATCCTCAGGAATTTGTGAAACCAAAGCAAATTCAGCAGCTGGTTAAAGCTGTAAATCATTACGTGGAAGAAAATGAACTCGATGTTGACGTGAGATTTGACATCCTTGCCATTGTGAAGAATAAGGCCGGCACTCGTATTGAGCATATCCAGGATGCTTTTTTATATTTCTGA
- a CDS encoding ABC transporter ATP-binding protein, whose translation MRLRIENISFSYGKDMPVISHFSMEGKMGDRIAIRGESGSGKTTIIRLLLGFERPTKGEIFINDKKRTFVQLKFLRQNSCWLPQDLDLGQGKLKEVFCYPFQFKNNPPCPEEQKIFSIFERLGLPKKIWSENFENLSTGQRQRVGIALCYLLDKPLIFLDEPTSALDEQSKKKVSELLFEDQEKMIISTSHDQWWIDRCSKIIDLDT comes from the coding sequence ATGAGGCTCAGGATCGAAAATATCTCATTTTCTTATGGCAAAGATATGCCCGTTATCAGCCATTTTTCAATGGAAGGGAAAATGGGGGATCGCATTGCAATTAGAGGGGAATCAGGATCGGGAAAAACGACCATTATCAGGCTTTTACTGGGTTTTGAAAGACCAACAAAGGGTGAAATTTTTATAAATGATAAAAAAAGAACCTTCGTTCAGCTTAAATTTCTAAGGCAAAATAGTTGTTGGCTTCCTCAGGATCTTGATCTTGGCCAGGGAAAACTGAAAGAAGTTTTCTGTTATCCTTTTCAGTTTAAAAATAATCCTCCCTGTCCTGAAGAGCAGAAAATATTCTCAATCTTCGAAAGGCTGGGACTTCCGAAGAAAATATGGAGCGAGAACTTCGAAAATTTATCGACCGGACAGCGGCAGAGGGTAGGAATTGCCCTTTGCTATTTACTCGATAAACCACTCATTTTTCTTGATGAACCCACTTCGGCCCTTGATGAGCAATCGAAGAAAAAGGTTTCAGAACTTCTTTTTGAGGATCAAGAAAAGATGATTATTTCTACCTCGCATGATCAATGGTGGATCGATCGCTGTTCAAAAATAATAGATCTGGATACTTAA
- a CDS encoding ABC transporter permease, translating to MEIIDISWWRLGLAFTVLIVPGAILWKYKTGLPGKMGVATLRMTLQLLFVGYYLEYLFKFDNVWINLGWIVVMIIVSDFATIDRSELRITPKLLVSIFGATFLGIALIDLFFLRLIIRLPEILSAQYAIPITGMVLGNCLRSNVIGINTFYYSLIDHRERYRFYLANGASRKEALFPFFKDALKKSANPTLASMATIGLVSLPGMMTGQILSGSSPLIAIKYQIMIMLAIFSGTILSVYLGIKFSNYLVFEPGDKLDESILKEK from the coding sequence ATGGAGATCATAGATATTTCATGGTGGCGATTAGGCCTTGCATTTACGGTGCTTATTGTGCCGGGAGCTATCCTGTGGAAATACAAAACCGGGCTTCCTGGTAAAATGGGCGTGGCGACCCTGCGCATGACCCTACAACTTTTATTTGTAGGTTATTATCTTGAATACCTCTTTAAATTTGACAATGTTTGGATAAATTTGGGTTGGATCGTGGTGATGATAATAGTATCCGATTTTGCTACTATTGATCGCAGTGAACTGCGCATCACTCCAAAACTGTTAGTGTCTATTTTTGGGGCGACTTTTTTAGGGATTGCCCTTATAGATTTATTTTTCCTGAGGCTGATCATCCGGCTACCGGAAATTTTATCGGCTCAATATGCCATTCCCATTACAGGGATGGTACTGGGCAATTGTCTAAGAAGCAATGTGATTGGGATCAATACTTTTTATTATTCCCTGATAGACCACCGAGAACGCTATCGGTTTTATTTAGCAAACGGTGCCAGTAGGAAAGAAGCTTTATTTCCTTTTTTTAAAGATGCACTTAAAAAATCTGCTAATCCTACACTTGCAAGTATGGCCACCATCGGGCTGGTCTCTTTACCGGGCATGATGACCGGGCAGATCTTAAGCGGTAGTTCTCCCCTGATTGCAATTAAATACCAGATAATGATCATGCTGGCAATCTTTTCAGGGACGATCCTTTCAGTATATTTAGGGATAAAATTTTCAAATTATCTGGTATTTGAGCCAGGTGATAAGCTGGATGAATCAATATTAAAAGAAAAATAA